The Williamwhitmania sp. genome has a window encoding:
- a CDS encoding transposase gives MKKTFKLRIYPNQSQRQKLCWTLDRCRNLYNAALEERIIAYRMTGRSPSCYSQINELPDLKRAITSYKRVFSQVLQDVLKRLDLAYGAFFRRIKHGEKPGFPRFQGYSRYDSFTYTQGGFKVTEKKIFLSKIGHVKIHGYRPINGKIKTCTVRREADHWFICLSCEVEPEHLPQNNPPIAVGIDLGIKQYAVFSDGSVIDKPSFTKKNEALIAFFNQQLALKQRGSKRRYRAKVTLQKAHLKVKNQRNDFLHKLSRRIVNSYDVIVMEKLTPSTILAKITNINKATLDASWSTLIQYVAYKAEYAGRQLILIDPKNTSQTCSSCYSILKEPLQLKDRVFKCPNCYLELDRDFNAACNILRAGAQSTLTSVGVTSLEP, from the coding sequence ATGAAGAAAACTTTTAAGCTACGCATTTACCCCAACCAAAGTCAACGGCAAAAATTGTGTTGGACATTGGATAGGTGTCGTAATTTGTACAATGCAGCTCTCGAAGAGCGAATTATTGCTTATAGAATGACGGGGCGCAGTCCCTCCTGCTACAGCCAAATAAATGAATTACCCGATCTCAAAAGAGCTATTACATCATACAAAAGGGTCTTCTCTCAAGTCTTACAAGATGTTCTAAAACGTCTTGATTTGGCATATGGAGCATTTTTCCGTCGCATCAAGCACGGCGAAAAGCCCGGCTTTCCTCGTTTTCAAGGTTATTCTCGCTATGATAGTTTCACGTATACACAGGGTGGATTTAAAGTCACAGAAAAGAAAATTTTTCTCTCAAAAATAGGTCATGTAAAAATTCACGGTTATCGACCAATTAATGGTAAAATCAAAACATGCACAGTGCGCCGAGAGGCAGACCATTGGTTTATTTGCCTTTCTTGTGAAGTTGAACCGGAACATTTGCCACAGAATAATCCACCAATTGCAGTCGGCATTGACCTTGGAATCAAGCAATATGCAGTCTTCTCAGATGGTTCCGTCATTGACAAGCCATCCTTCACCAAGAAGAACGAAGCCTTGATTGCTTTTTTCAATCAACAGTTGGCTCTTAAACAGCGTGGTAGTAAAAGAAGGTACCGAGCAAAAGTAACTTTGCAAAAAGCCCATTTAAAGGTCAAAAATCAAAGAAACGATTTTCTGCACAAACTATCACGTCGTATAGTCAACTCCTATGATGTTATCGTTATGGAAAAATTAACACCATCCACCATACTTGCTAAAATAACTAATATAAACAAGGCTACTCTTGATGCATCATGGTCAACTTTAATTCAATATGTTGCTTACAAAGCAGAATACGCTGGTAGGCAACTCATTCTAATAGATCCTAAGAACACAAGTCAAACTTGCAGTTCTTGCTATTCAATTTTAAAAGAGCCACTGCAATTAAAAGATCGCGTTTTCAAGTGTCCTAACTGTTATTTGGAACTTGATCGAGATTTTAATGCAGCGTGCAATATTTTAAGGGCTGGGGCACAGTCCACGTTGACATCTGTCGGCGTAACCTCACTTGAACCGG